A genomic region of Arachis hypogaea cultivar Tifrunner chromosome 5, arahy.Tifrunner.gnm2.J5K5, whole genome shotgun sequence contains the following coding sequences:
- the LOC112800619 gene encoding GDSL esterase/lipase At2g23540, producing MVLLSASSCSMTKTIMALNYYNTLATLLFLLVSSYGTYAAQKQSLGASFIFGDSLVDAGNNNYLSTLSRANMTPNGIDFKASGGNPTGRFTNGRTISDIVGEELGQPNYAVPFLAPNATGKAILSGVNYASGGGGILNATGNIFVNRLGMDIQIDYFNITRKEIDKLLGKSNGRELIMKRSIFSISVGSNDFLNNYLLPLVSVGARVNQSPDAFVDEMINHFRIQLTRLYEMDARKFVVSNVGPIGCIPYQRAINQLNEDECSDLANKLAVQYNGRLKDLLAELNDNLPGANFVLANVYDLVMELITNYAKYGLRTGSSACCGFGGQSQLAGIIPCGPTSSLCSDRYKHVFWDAYHPSEAANLILAKQLLDGDNRYVSPFNVRQLSAL from the exons atggtgctGCTTAGTGCGAGCTCATGCAGCATGACGAAAACCATCATGGCTTTGAATTACTATAACACCTTGGCCACTTTATTATTCTTGCTTGTTAGTAGCTATGGAACTTATGCTGCTCAGAAACAGAGCTTAGGAGCTTCTTTCATCTTTGGAGACTCATTAGTGGATGCTGGAAACAACAACTATCTTTCAACTCTTTCTAGGGCAAACATGACACCAAATGGTATTGATTTTAAGGCCTCCGGTGGAAACCCCACCGGCCGCTTCACCAACGGTAGAACCATCTCAGATATAGTAG GAGAGGAATTGGGACAACCAAACTATGCTGTCCCTTTTCTCGCACCAAATGCTACCGGGAAAGCTATACTCTCTGGAGTGAATTATGCTTCGGGAGGAGGAGGTATTCTGAATGCAACAGGAAATATATTT GTGAACAGGCTGGGAATGGATATTCAAATAGATTACTTCAACATAACAAGAAAAGAGATAGACAAGTTATTAGGCAAATCGAATGGTAGGGAGTTAATAATGAAGAGATCCATTTTCTCCATCAGCGTTGGGTCCAATGACTTCCTCAACAACTACCTTCTCCCGCTTGTGTCAGTTGGAGCCAGAGTTAATCAAAGTCCAGACGCTTTTGTCGACGAAATGATCAACCACTTTAGGATCCAACTAACT AGACTATATGAAATGGATGCGAGAAAGTTTGTGGTGAGTAATGTTGGGCCAATAGGATGCATACCTTACCAAAGGGCCATAAATCAGCTTAATGAGGATGAGTGTTCGGATTTGGCTAACAAGCTTGCAGTCCAATACAATGGTCGATTGAAGGACTTGCTTGCTGAGCTAAACGACAACCTCCCCGGAGCCAATTTCGTCCTTGCCAATGTTTATGATCTAGTCATGGAACTCATAACAAACTACGCCAAATATG GGTTGAGGACAGGAAGCAGTGCATGCTGTGGATTTGGGGGCCAGTCGCAGTTAGCAGGGATAATTCCATGTGGGCCTACATCTAGCTTGTGCTCAGATAGGTACAAGCACGTCTTCTGGGACGCATACCATCCAAGTGAAGCTGCCAACCTAATCCTCGCCAAACAGCTCCTTGATGGAGACAATAGATACGTATCCCCCTTCAATGTTAGACAACTCTCCGCTCTTTAA
- the LOC112800615 gene encoding pentatricopeptide repeat-containing protein At3g50420 — MNKACCCATEALALSALQKCSTVTSLREARQLHALIVTTTTTLLSSKSPFLYNNIISMYARCGSLSDSHILFDKMPHKTLVSYNALLSAYSRAPGHAVSALKLYTQMGFMAVRPSSKTFTSLLQASSLLEDWWVGSLLHAQGIKFGFLSNICVQTSLLNMYSNCGVLGSAEMVFGNMGDRDDVAWNSLIIGYLKNNKIKEGLSLFSAMLRDGFVPTQFTYSMILSACSRLKGYQYGILIHGHLIVRNVSCDLHMQNALLDMYCNAGNTQTADKIFCGMENPDLVSWNSMIAGYSENEDGKKAMSLFVRLQEFCFPKPDDYTYAGIISATGAFPCSSYGKPLHAQVIKAGLERSVFVGSTLVSMYFKNCEIEAAQRVFDSVSRKDVVLWTEIIIGYSKTDGMSAIKCFSEMFHKAQGIDDYVLSAVLSACADLAVLRHGEMIHCYAVKLGYGVEMSVSGSLIDMYAKNGCLEDAYCVFSHVSDPDLKCWNSMLGGYSLHGMVEEAFKLFEEILKQGLIPDQVTFLSLLSACSHCRLVEQGRFLWNYMNSIALVPGPKHYSCMVSLLSRAALLEEAEEIIIKSPYVEDNLELWRTLLSASVINKNLKVGVHAAEEVLRLDANDGPTLVLLSNLYASAGQWDKVAETRRNMKGLLVEKSTGLSWIEAKNNIHAFSSGDQSHPMANEVQAELYRLKINMVGTEIDEHEAQNAYAT; from the coding sequence ATGAACAAGGCATGTTGTTGTGCAACAGAGGCTCTTGCACTCTCTGCGCTCCAAAAATGCAGCACTGTCACCTCACTCAGAGAGGCGCGTCAACTGCACGCCCTCAttgtcaccaccaccaccaccctcttAAGCTCCAAATCTCCCTTTCTCTACAACAACATCATCTCTATGTATGCACGATGCGGATCTCTCAGCGACTCTCACATATTGTTCGACAAAATGCCTCACAAAACGCTTGTTTCTTACAATGCGCTTCTTTCTGCTTATTCTCGGGCCCCAGGCCATGCCGTTTCCGCCCTCAAACTTTATACCCAGATGGGTTTTATGGCCGTCAGGCCCAGCAGCAAGACCTTCACAAGCTTGCTGCAAGCTTCTTCCTTGCTTGAAGATTGGTGGGTTGGGTCTTTGCTTCATGCCCAGGGTATAAAGTTTGGTTTTTTGAGTAATATTTGTGTCCAAACTTCTTTGCTTAATATGTACTCAAATTGCGGGGTTTTGGGTTCTGCTGAAATGGTCTTTGGGAACATGGGTGACAGAGACGATGTTGCATGGAATTCTTTGATTATTGGCTATCTGAAGAATAATAAGATCAAGGAAGGTCTTAGTCTTTTTTCTGCAATGCTGAGGGATGGTTTTGTCCCTACCCAGTTCACATATTCTATGATTTTGAGCGCATGTAGTCGTCTGAAGGGTTATCAATATGGGATATTGATTCATGGCCATCTCATCGTTAGGAACGTCTCATGTGATTTGCATATGCAGAATGCTCTTCTTGACATGTACTGCAATGCTGGCAATACACAAACAGCAGATAAGATTTTTTGTGGAATGGAAAACCCAGATTTAGTTTCTTGGAATTCGATGATTGCTGGTTATTCTGAGAATGAAGATGGGAAGAAGGCTATGAGTTTGTTTGTCCGGTTGCAGGAATTTTGTTTTCCTAAACCAGATGATTATACCTATGCCGGCATCATATCTGCAACCGGAGCATTTCCATGTTCCAGTTATGGAAAGCCTCTTCATGCTCAGGTTATCAAAGCAGGATTAGAGAGAAGTGTTTTTGTTGGAAGTACTTTAGTGTctatgtattttaaaaattgtgAAATCGAAGCTGCTCAAAGAGTATTTGATTCGGTCTCCAGGAAGGATGTTGTTCTCTGGACTGAAATAATCATTGGTTATTCTAAGACGGATGGAATGAGCGCCATCAAATGCTTCTCTGAAATGTTTCACAAAGCCCAAGGCATCGATGATTATGTTCTCAGTGCAGTTTTGAGCGCCTGCGCGGATCTTGCTGTTTTAAGACACGGTGAAATGATTCATTGCTACGCTGTTAAACTGGGCTATGGTGTTGAAATGTCTGTTTCTGGGAGTCTAATCGATATGTATGCCAAGAATGGTTGCCTTGAAGATGCATATTGTGTATTTTCTCATGTTTCAGATCCAGATTTGAAGTGTTGGAACTCAATGCTTGGAGGATATAGTCTCCATGGAATGGTGGAGGAagcatttaaattatttgaggaGATTCTCAAACAAGGTCTCATCCCAGATCAAGTAACGTTCTTGTCTCTGTTGTCTGCATGCAGCCACTGTAGGTTGGTTGAGCAGGGAAGATTCCTCTGGAATTATATGAACAGCATTGCTTTAGTTCCAGGGCCTAAGCACTACTCTTGCATGGTATCTCTGTTGAGCCGGGCAGCATTACTGGAAGAGGCAGAGGAAATTATCATTAAATCACCTTATGTTGAAGATAATCTTGAACTATGGAGAACTTTGCTAAGCGCCTCTGTTATCAATAAAAATTTGAAAGTAGGAGTTCATGCAGCTGAGGAAGTTTTGAGGTTGGATGCAAATGATGGTCCAACACTTGTCTTGCTTTCGAATCTATATGCCTCAGCAGGGCAGTGGGATAAAGTTGCAGAGACTAGAAGAAATATGAAGGGATTGCTGGTTGAGAAAAGTACAGGGTTAAGTTGGATTGAGGCCAAGAACAACATTCATGCATTCTCTTCAGGAGATCAATCACACCCCATGGCTAATGAGGTGCAGGCTGAACTGTACAGACTGAAAATAAATATGGTCGGAACAGAAATTGATGAACATGAGGCACAAAATGCATATGCTACATAA
- the LOC112800616 gene encoding nuclear pore complex protein NUP58 gives MSFSLFSTPQQQQSPFQQSSLFQQPQQQQQQLQLQFQQQQQQQQLQLQQQQQQQQQQQLFLFTNDKTPATYSTNWSDLHPDSQKFLLQIEERILEYRDESQRLDQCSRLYDSSVSNDGFELDASHIVQELGGISTGMERQKTVLLELMSVVKDMLRNTEVAVRSFMMLRPRFLHPSGGASSATAPSQTAGATASSGPSSQPTATSIVPVFDFYSGLPKKPSPFLQQTVLRFEKYLGECHQWIEELEQLILLDSERNGSSNGSSLLQSLPKVMTNVHDFFVHVAAKVESIHQYIESMKSAYLADQRRRGEVNDPFLEADRRETARQEAASKRVHPTLHLPANSQPSTQVAGLFSSSGTQGALAAPQTSTATTSSSGSGLSLFSTPSSAPSSSMSLSLFATPSTPALGSSWFGSSTATPQTSLFGSTSSSLPGPASTPSLFSNTAPLFSSTPAGNSLFSSSFVSGAATGSGASFGGSKNPRPKSRTARR, from the exons ATGTCATTTTCCTTGTTTTCAACGCCGCAGCAACAGCAATCGCCTTTCCAGCAGAGTAGCTTGTTTCAGCAGCCGCAACAGCAACAGCAGCAGCTCCAACTTCAAtttcagcagcagcagcaacaacaacaactacaactgcagcagcagcagcagcagcaacagcaaCAGCAGTTGTTTCTGTTCACCAATGATAAAACTCCTGCTACTTACAGTACCAACTGGTCCGATCTACACCCTGATTCCCAGAAGTTTCTCCTTCAGATCGA GGAGCGGATATTGGAGTATCGGGACGAAAGCCAGAGGCTTGATCAATGTAGTCGTCTTTATGATTCTTCTGTTTCCAATGATGGGTTTGAGCTTGATGCAAGCCACATTGTTCAG GAACTTGGTGGAATCAGCACTGGTATGGAAAGACAGAAAACTGTGCTGCTGGAATTGATGTCTGTTGTCAAGGATATGTTACGCAACACTGAGGTAGCTGTTCGTTCCTTTATGATGCTACGTCCAAGGTTTCTTCATCCCAGTGGGGGAGCATCAAGTGCCACTGCCCCATCACAGACTGCTGGTGCAACTGCATCATCTGGTCCAAGTAGCCAACCAACTGCTACATCTATAGTGCCTGTTTTTGACTTTTATAGTGGTCTTCCAAAGAAACCGTCACCCTTTTTACAGCAAACAGTTTTAAGATTTGAGAAGTATCTTGGTGAATGTCATCAGTGGATTGAAGAATTGGAGCAGCTTATTCTTTTGGACTCTGAGAGAAATGGTTCCTCTAATGGATCCTCGTTGTTGCAATCTCTTCCCAAAGTCATGACAAATGTGCATGATTTTTTTGTTCATGTGGCTGCAAag GTCGAGAGCATTCATCAATATATTGAATCTATGAAATCAGCATACCTAGCTGATCAACGCCGACGGGGGGAGGTGAATGATCCATTTTTAGAGGCTGACCGGCGAGAAACTGCAAGACAAGAAGCCGCCTCGAAAAGAGTTCATCCGACGTTGCATTTACCTGCAAATTCACAGCCCTCAACTCAAGTTGCAGGGTTGTTTTCTAGTTCAGGAACTCAAGGAGCATTGGCTGCCCCACAGACATCCACAGCAACTACATCCTCATCAGGAAGTGGACTCTCTCTTTTTAGTACACCTTCTTCTGCTCCATCATCTTCTATGTCATTGTCTTTGTTTGCAACCCCATCAACTCCTGCCCTAGGGTCTTCTTGGTTTGGATCATCTACTGCTACACCTCAAACCTCACTTTTTGGTTCTACATCATCCTCCTTACCTGGTCCTGCTTCAACTCCTTCTTTGTTTAGTAATACTGCTCCCTTGTTTAGTTCAACTCCAGCTGGAAATTCGCTCTTCTCAAGTTCATTTGTGTCAG GTGCTGCAACAGGATCCGGTGCGAGCTTTGGAGGATCT AAAAATCCGCGGCCAAAATCCCGAACTGCTCGACGCTAA
- the LOC112800618 gene encoding dof zinc finger protein DOF3.4 — protein MPSSDSGESRRSAKPHNTSLAPPPAEQEHLPCPRCDSTNTKFCYYNNYNFSQPRHFCKSCRRYWTHGGTLRDIPVGGGSRKNAKRSRTVPSASTATTSSSAGPAVTSVSSVTPLTMVPVAGNNHPGAPVQFGGVVVDGEAKGNNVSLCGGSFTSLLSNTQQGPGGFLALGGFGLGLGPGLEDVGFGMGMGRGGWAFPGVVADGGSIGGGVAGSGVGHTWQFEGGDQGGFVSGDCFPWPGLAISTPGNGLK, from the coding sequence ATGCCCTCCTCCGACTCCGGCGAAAGCCGTCGATCAGCCAAGCCTCACAACACTTCCCTAGCCCCACCGCCGGCCGAGCAAGAGCACCTGCCGTGCCCTCGCTGCGACTCTACTAATACCAAGTTCTGCTACTACAACAACTACAACTTCTCCCAGCCTCGCCACTTCTGCAAGTCCTGCCGCCGCTACTGGACCCACGGCGGCACTCTCCGTGACATCCCCGTCGGCGGTGGAAGCCGTAAAAACGCCAAGCGCTCTCGCACCGTTCCTTCAGCCTCCACCGCCACAACCTCCTCCTCCGCGGGTCCGGCCGTCACCTCGGTTTCTTCTGTGACCCCGCTCACCATGGTTCCCGTGGCCGGGAACAACCACCCCGGAGCACCCGTGCAGTTCGGTGGAGTAGTTGTGGATGGTGAAGCAAAGGGTAATAACGTGAGCTTGTGCGGTGGGAGCTTCACTTCGTTGCTGAGCAACACACAGCAGGGTCCTGGTGGGTTTCTGGCTCTGGGTGGGTTTGGGCTTGGTCTTGGGCCTGGCCTCGAAGATGTTGGATTTGGGATGGGGATGGGGAGAGGCGGTTGGGCTTTCCCGGGCGTGGTGGCGGACGGAGGCAGCATTGGCGGCGGTGTTGCGGGCTCCGGTGTTGGGCACACGTGGCAGTTTGAAGGCGGCGATCAAGGTGGCTTTGTTTCTGGAGACTGCTTCCCTTGGCCGGGACTAGCCATTTCCACACCCGGAAATGGTCTCaaataa